The following coding sequences are from one Cenarchaeum symbiosum A window:
- a CDS encoding transcriptional regulator (COG5340), whose amino-acid sequence MRYSDEQRARMVVPAISRKHSKYEMERTSQIRLPERLITTLAEKDIEVFRFEDAKRILQADSPTTSRVLGGLTRRRRVERIERGKYMFVPEQAGPDQHWTVDSWIVVPRLMEECYVGFITAMNYWNMTDQIPYTVFVASTKAKRRFDFGYMRYQFVKLSERKFFGGVERKCGKETFMISSREKTIVDGLMHPEYSGGMSEVSKAMGEECDNIDWQAVLGMADRVKMNVVLKRLGYLLSILEMEEDICKKIKKMIKKYPYQRFDKLGAYITSTHSKEYGLLLNYAKEDLLRWMEF is encoded by the coding sequence ATGCGGTATAGTGATGAGCAGCGTGCCAGGATGGTGGTCCCGGCCATCAGCAGAAAGCACAGCAAGTACGAAATGGAGAGAACCTCGCAGATCAGGCTGCCGGAGAGGCTAATCACGACACTGGCAGAGAAAGATATCGAGGTGTTCAGGTTTGAGGATGCCAAGAGGATCCTTCAAGCCGACAGCCCCACCACCTCGCGCGTGCTAGGCGGCCTGACAAGAAGGCGCCGGGTGGAGAGGATAGAGCGCGGCAAGTACATGTTCGTTCCAGAGCAAGCGGGTCCAGATCAGCACTGGACGGTGGATTCCTGGATTGTCGTGCCCCGCCTGATGGAGGAGTGCTATGTGGGGTTTATCACCGCTATGAACTATTGGAACATGACCGACCAGATACCCTACACGGTATTCGTGGCTAGCACCAAGGCAAAGCGGAGGTTTGACTTTGGGTACATGAGATACCAGTTTGTAAAATTGTCGGAGAGAAAGTTCTTTGGCGGCGTGGAGCGCAAGTGCGGTAAAGAGACCTTTATGATCTCCTCCAGGGAGAAGACCATAGTGGACGGGCTGATGCATCCAGAGTATTCTGGCGGAATGAGCGAGGTCTCGAAGGCAATGGGGGAGGAATGTGACAACATTGACTGGCAGGCCGTCCTTGGAATGGCGGATAGGGTAAAGATGAACGTGGTCCTCAAGCGCCTGGGATACCTGCTGTCCATACTGGAGATGGAAGAGGATATATGCAAAAAGATCAAAAAGATGATCAAAAAGTACCCCTACCAGCGCTTTGACAAGCTTGGGGCCTACATCACTTCCACGCATTCAAAGGAGTACGGCCTGCTGCTAAACTATGCTAAAGAGGATCTGCTGCGCTGGATGGAGTTCTGA
- a CDS encoding coiled coil protein, translating into MYSGELEVQAKRKAIAVLQDEINRILNASREMSTLPELLMKKNRPGIKNCLEQISSIEDEVENLRRKITREVADVGGLIMNRENLLNTAYTMDEIAGYITGISFKLASIKPATLKSANLDKDITRLIELVVDEVYKLNEVIRSLNASGGSAIELAQETQGIEREIDIKYRQATIKVLDEVSNTRELLLMKDVIEGIEEMADKCQRVSDSFILLALSL; encoded by the coding sequence ATGTATAGCGGCGAGCTCGAGGTTCAGGCAAAGAGAAAGGCCATAGCCGTGCTCCAGGACGAGATAAACAGGATACTCAACGCGTCAAGGGAGATGTCCACGCTGCCTGAGCTGCTCATGAAAAAGAACCGCCCGGGGATAAAAAACTGCCTGGAGCAGATATCGAGCATAGAGGATGAGGTGGAGAACCTCCGCAGGAAGATCACCCGCGAGGTCGCCGATGTGGGCGGGCTGATAATGAACAGGGAGAACCTCCTGAATACCGCGTATACGATGGACGAGATAGCGGGGTACATAACCGGCATATCGTTCAAGCTGGCCAGCATAAAGCCCGCCACTCTAAAGAGCGCGAACCTGGACAAGGATATCACCCGGCTGATAGAGCTGGTGGTAGATGAAGTGTACAAGCTCAACGAGGTGATAAGGAGCCTCAATGCAAGCGGGGGCAGCGCCATCGAGCTGGCCCAGGAAACGCAGGGGATCGAGCGCGAGATCGACATAAAGTACAGGCAGGCCACGATAAAGGTGCTAGACGAGGTGTCGAATACAAGGGAGCTGCTCCTCATGAAGGATGTTATAGAGGGGATAGAGGAGATGGCCGACAAGTGCCAGAGGGTCTCGGATTCGTTCATACTCTTGGCGCTGAGCCTATAA
- a CDS encoding transcriptional regulator (COG5340): MWFNGDRRLRIAVPAISKKHSRYEVEQTGEIRPHERLVRELAEKKIEVFRSEDAKRILQADGPTTARVLRYLARKRRVERIERGKYMFIPEYAGTDLRWTVDSRQVVSHLMDDCYMGFCSAMSYWGMTDQIPYTVFVVSTKMKRGFDFGYMRYQFVKLSEKKFFGGVERKCENGTFRISSREKTIVDGLMHPEYCGMMTEVSKMMWNAHEDVNWEDVLNMAKRVGIDVVLKRLGYLLSVLEIEEGMAKKIRGMIKRYPYQRLDKLGCHVGHTYSKEYGLMINYREGELLDWMKY; this comes from the coding sequence ATGTGGTTTAACGGCGACCGGCGCCTCCGGATAGCAGTCCCTGCCATCAGCAAAAAGCATAGTAGGTACGAGGTAGAACAGACAGGAGAGATCAGACCCCACGAGAGGCTCGTCCGGGAGCTGGCCGAGAAGAAGATCGAGGTGTTCAGATCTGAAGATGCAAAAAGGATACTACAGGCCGACGGCCCCACCACCGCTCGTGTGCTCAGATACCTAGCCAGAAAGCGCAGGGTCGAGCGGATAGAGCGGGGCAAGTACATGTTCATCCCGGAATACGCGGGTACGGACCTGCGGTGGACCGTCGATTCCAGACAGGTGGTCTCCCACCTGATGGATGACTGTTACATGGGGTTCTGCAGTGCAATGAGCTACTGGGGCATGACCGACCAGATACCCTATACGGTATTCGTAGTCAGCACCAAGATGAAGCGGGGGTTTGACTTTGGGTACATGAGATACCAGTTCGTAAAGCTGTCCGAGAAAAAGTTCTTTGGCGGCGTCGAGCGCAAATGCGAGAATGGCACATTTAGGATCTCCTCAAGGGAGAAGACCATAGTGGACGGGCTGATGCATCCTGAATACTGCGGGATGATGACGGAGGTCTCAAAAATGATGTGGAATGCACATGAAGACGTCAACTGGGAGGATGTCCTCAATATGGCAAAGAGGGTGGGAATAGACGTGGTCCTCAAACGCCTGGGATATCTGCTGTCCGTGCTGGAGATAGAAGAGGGTATGGCCAAAAAAATCAGGGGCATGATCAAGAGGTATCCCTACCAGCGCTTGGACAAGCTGGGGTGCCATGTCGGGCATACATATTCAAAAGAGTACGGCCTTATGATCAACTATAGGGAAGGAGAACTGTTGGACTGGATGAAGTATTGA
- a CDS encoding tRNA splicing endonuclease (COG1676), giving the protein MKAELVENRIIVWGIPDARQLFGSGYYGKPVGIPKPKVDEIDAPLVLDMMEGLYLSRAGKITVYRSKKRVPDEELAEKCRSEYHNFEKKYAVYCDFRDKGYIVSPGIKFGCDFAVYERGPGIDHAPYLVQVYDGKDVISSTGVVRAGRLAMSVKKQFILAVPRAGRVDLLALDWWRA; this is encoded by the coding sequence TTGAAGGCCGAGCTGGTAGAGAACCGCATCATAGTCTGGGGGATACCCGACGCGCGGCAGCTATTCGGGAGCGGCTACTATGGGAAGCCCGTCGGGATCCCAAAGCCAAAGGTCGACGAGATAGACGCCCCTCTGGTGCTAGACATGATGGAGGGGCTCTACCTGTCCCGCGCAGGAAAGATTACCGTGTACAGGTCAAAAAAGAGGGTGCCAGATGAGGAGCTTGCGGAAAAGTGCAGGTCGGAATATCACAACTTTGAGAAAAAGTATGCGGTATACTGTGACTTTCGCGACAAGGGGTATATCGTCAGCCCCGGGATAAAGTTTGGCTGCGACTTTGCGGTATACGAGAGGGGCCCCGGGATAGACCACGCGCCGTACCTTGTGCAGGTGTACGATGGCAAGGATGTGATATCATCTACGGGGGTGGTCCGCGCGGGAAGGCTCGCCATGTCGGTAAAAAAACAGTTCATACTTGCTGTTCCGCGCGCAGGCAGGGTGGACCTGCTGGCTTTAGACTGGTGGCGCGCCTAG
- a CDS encoding conserved hypothetical protein (COG2253), protein MDARTIQSLAAKNRIPRGTLEKDYTLSSLLSIIADFPGIDKIVFKGGTSVKKMFFRDFRYSEDLDFNGLEDVTEDLIEHLRGNMGGLNVDFTEIIPKDRTRVSASFRVMYKSVNGTRSSVNVDMSMRMNLMMKPQTREMLTDYEDLPGPYHIPVMDLEEIMAEKISAVTYSAHARHVYDVWFLHEHGVKIRPEMAKEKIITVHGEKFELEKFMDGVDKKRGNWVDGLRQYMPHGMPSFEDISEKVRGIVTDAMG, encoded by the coding sequence ATGGACGCCAGAACCATCCAGAGCCTGGCGGCAAAAAACCGCATACCGCGCGGGACTCTCGAGAAGGACTATACCCTGTCAAGCCTGCTGTCAATCATAGCCGACTTTCCCGGGATAGACAAGATTGTGTTCAAGGGGGGAACATCGGTAAAAAAGATGTTCTTTAGGGATTTCAGGTATTCTGAAGACCTCGACTTTAACGGCCTGGAGGATGTGACAGAGGATCTAATTGAACACCTAAGGGGCAACATGGGGGGGCTGAACGTGGACTTTACCGAGATCATTCCAAAGGACAGGACGCGGGTGAGCGCCAGCTTCAGGGTCATGTACAAGAGCGTCAACGGGACAAGGTCAAGTGTAAACGTGGATATGAGCATGAGAATGAACCTGATGATGAAACCGCAGACTAGGGAGATGCTGACCGACTATGAGGATCTTCCCGGCCCCTACCATATCCCCGTAATGGACCTGGAAGAGATCATGGCCGAAAAGATCAGCGCCGTGACCTACTCCGCCCATGCCAGGCACGTATATGACGTCTGGTTCCTGCACGAGCACGGGGTGAAAATCAGGCCCGAGATGGCAAAGGAAAAGATAATCACCGTGCACGGGGAAAAGTTCGAGCTTGAAAAGTTCATGGACGGGGTGGACAAAAAGAGGGGAAACTGGGTAGACGGCCTGCGGCAGTATATGCCTCACGGCATGCCGTCCTTTGAGGATATCTCGGAAAAGGTCCGGGGGATAGTCACGGATGCCATGGGCTAG
- a CDS encoding conserved hypothetical protein (COG2253): MDALSIRRIALKKNLPRGVIERDYVLTNLLSVMVDFPKIDKMVFKGGTSLKKAYFEDFRYSEDLDFGCLEDVSEEFKDYLRHSIRKLDVDFAEIKPNKRKGKSSFKIMYNSIFRRAGADADTSAGGRLGVDIDMNLSGSVIIDPQNKQLLDHYPEFPGPYSMPTMSLEETMAEKVSALTHSRHARHLYDVVFLHSRGVPINMDMVNTKTKSEYEEDFDLDKLTTRIYEKKVGWAGGLKPFIPHSVPDFDDTVNYILKAVKEAMNEAPSGRPAAGPPSAPR; encoded by the coding sequence ATGGATGCACTATCCATTCGTCGCATTGCATTAAAAAAGAATCTGCCCAGAGGAGTCATAGAAAGAGATTATGTGTTAACAAACCTGTTATCTGTCATGGTCGATTTTCCCAAAATCGACAAGATGGTGTTCAAGGGCGGCACGTCGCTAAAGAAGGCGTACTTTGAGGATTTTAGATATTCCGAGGATCTTGACTTTGGTTGTTTGGAAGACGTCTCGGAGGAGTTCAAGGACTATTTGAGGCACAGTATAAGAAAGCTGGATGTGGATTTTGCCGAGATCAAGCCAAACAAAAGGAAGGGCAAATCCAGCTTCAAGATCATGTACAATAGCATCTTCAGGAGGGCAGGTGCTGACGCAGATACAAGCGCAGGCGGCAGGCTGGGTGTTGACATAGACATGAACTTGAGCGGCAGCGTGATCATCGACCCGCAGAACAAGCAACTGCTCGATCATTATCCGGAATTTCCCGGACCGTACAGCATGCCCACAATGAGTCTAGAGGAGACCATGGCCGAGAAGGTATCTGCCTTGACACACTCCCGCCATGCCAGACATTTGTATGATGTGGTGTTTCTGCACAGCCGTGGCGTGCCAATCAACATGGACATGGTCAATACCAAGACAAAATCAGAATATGAGGAAGATTTTGATTTAGACAAACTTACGACCAGAATATACGAAAAGAAAGTCGGCTGGGCGGGCGGCCTGAAACCATTCATACCGCACAGCGTGCCGGATTTTGATGATACCGTGAATTATATCCTGAAGGCGGTCAAGGAGGCTATGAACGAAGCCCCGAGCGGCCGCCCGGCAGCAGGCCCGCCGAGCGCGCCCCGATGA
- a CDS encoding transcriptional regulator (COG5340), which produces MRYSNDQRARMTVPAISKKHSQYEAKRVGEIRLPERLILELAEKKIEVFRSEDAKRILQADGPTTTRVLRYLAGKRRVERIERGKYMFIPEHAGADLQWTVDSTQVVSHLMDDCYMGFCSAMSYWGMTDQIPYTVFVVSTKMKRGFDFGYMRYRFVKLSKKKFFGGVERKCENGTFKISSREKTIVDGLMHPEYCGMMTEVSKMMWNAHEDVNWQDVLNMAKRVGIDVVLKRLGYLLSVLEIEEGMAKKISGMIKKYPYQRLDKRGIYSGHTYSKEYGLIINYRNRELLDWMDY; this is translated from the coding sequence ATGCGGTATAGCAACGACCAGCGTGCCAGGATGACGGTCCCGGCCATCAGCAAAAAGCACAGCCAGTACGAGGCGAAACGGGTAGGGGAGATCAGACTCCCCGAGAGACTCATCTTGGAGCTGGCCGAGAAGAAGATCGAGGTGTTCAGATCTGAAGATGCAAAAAGGATACTACAGGCCGACGGCCCCACCACCACGCGCGTGCTCAGATATCTGGCCGGAAAGCGCAGGGTCGAGCGGATAGAGCGGGGCAAGTACATGTTCATCCCGGAACACGCGGGTGCGGACCTGCAATGGACCGTCGATTCCACGCAGGTGGTCTCCCACCTGATGGATGACTGTTACATGGGGTTCTGCAGTGCAATGAGCTACTGGGGCATGACCGACCAGATACCCTATACGGTATTCGTAGTCAGCACCAAGATGAAGCGGGGGTTTGACTTTGGGTACATGAGATACCGGTTCGTAAAGCTGTCCAAGAAAAAGTTCTTTGGCGGCGTCGAGCGCAAATGCGAGAATGGCACATTTAAGATCTCCTCAAGGGAAAAGACCATAGTGGACGGGCTGATGCATCCTGAATACTGCGGGATGATGACTGAAGTCTCAAAAATGATGTGGAATGCACATGAAGACGTCAACTGGCAGGATGTCCTCAATATGGCAAAGAGGGTGGGAATAGACGTGGTCCTCAAACGCCTGGGATATCTGCTGTCCGTGCTGGAAATAGAAGAGGGTATGGCCAAAAAAATAAGTGGCATGATCAAAAAGTATCCATATCAGCGCCTGGACAAGCGTGGAATTTATTCTGGGCACACATATTCAAAAGAGTACGGCCTTATAATCAACTATAGAAATAGGGAACTGTTGGACTGGATGGACTATTGA
- a CDS encoding transcriptional regulator (COG5340) yields the protein MRYSNDQRARMTVPAISKKHGRYEVERIGEIKPAERLVLELAEKNIEIFRLEDARRILQADGPTTSRVLRYLAGKRRVERIERGKYMFIPEHAGTDLRWTVDAIQVVPHLMDDCYMGFCSAMSYWDMTDQIPYTVFVVSTKMKRGFDFGYMRYRFVKLSKKKFFGSVELKYKKGTFRISSREKTIVDGLMHPEYCGMMPEVSKAMWNVRDDVDWEDVLDMARKTGINVVLKRLGYMLSTLEIEDGITGKIKRLIKRYPYQHFDNLGRHVEHLCSKEYGLMLNYTQRDLLRWMEF from the coding sequence ATGCGGTATAGCAACGATCAGCGCGCCCGGATGACGGTTCCGGCCATCAGCAAAAAGCACGGCAGATACGAGGTAGAACGGATAGGGGAGATCAAACCGGCCGAGAGGCTGGTTTTAGAGCTGGCTGAAAAGAATATCGAGATATTCAGGCTTGAGGATGCCAGACGGATCCTGCAGGCCGACGGCCCCACCACCTCGCGCGTGCTAAGATACCTGGCCGGAAAGCGCAGGGTTGAGCGGATAGAGCGGGGCAAGTACATGTTCATCCCGGAACACGCGGGCACGGACCTGCGGTGGACTGTTGATGCTATACAGGTGGTGCCCCATCTGATGGATGACTGCTACATGGGGTTCTGCAGCGCCATGAGCTACTGGGACATGACCGACCAGATACCCTACACGGTATTCGTGGTCAGCACCAAGATGAAGCGGGGGTTTGACTTTGGGTACATGAGATACCGGTTCGTAAAGCTGTCCAAGAAAAAGTTCTTTGGCAGCGTAGAGCTCAAATACAAAAAAGGCACTTTCAGGATCTCCTCAAGGGAGAAGACCATAGTGGATGGACTAATGCATCCGGAGTACTGTGGTATGATGCCGGAGGTCTCAAAAGCGATGTGGAATGTGCGTGACGATGTTGACTGGGAGGATGTACTCGATATGGCGAGGAAGACAGGGATCAACGTAGTCCTCAAGCGCCTGGGATACATGCTATCCACACTGGAAATAGAAGATGGAATAACTGGAAAGATCAAAAGGTTGATCAAGAGGTATCCCTACCAGCACTTTGACAATCTGGGTAGACATGTCGAACATCTGTGCTCAAAAGAATACGGTCTTATGCTCAACTATACACAGAGGGATCTGCTGCGCTGGATGGAGTTCTGA
- a CDS encoding copper-binding protein (related to nitrite reductase) produces MPVPVPEPAGPAVLDYTTISILEGSDLPCETCFDDASIVVGRNSLITWSDDDDTMHSLASGTVEGGPDGVFESGLLHPGHLFHVNTGGLDAGIHDYHCVLHPWMTGSIEVREQ; encoded by the coding sequence ATGCCGGTCCCCGTTCCGGAGCCGGCGGGGCCCGCGGTGCTCGACTATACAACAATCTCCATACTGGAGGGATCGGATCTGCCGTGTGAGACGTGCTTTGACGATGCGTCTATTGTGGTGGGGCGCAACTCCCTCATCACATGGTCCGATGACGACGACACGATGCATTCCCTGGCAAGCGGCACGGTTGAAGGGGGGCCGGACGGGGTCTTTGAGAGCGGGCTTTTGCACCCCGGCCATCTGTTCCATGTAAACACCGGCGGGCTTGATGCAGGCATCCATGACTACCACTGCGTCCTTCACCCGTGGATGACAGGCTCGATCGAGGTGAGGGAGCAATGA
- a CDS encoding ATP-dependent DNA ligase (COG1793), which produces MESTAKRLELTGILEELLRETPHEVIAQIVYLIQGKLRPEFEGIELGVAEKLAVRAVSKSSGMPAARIEAAYRRDGDLGRAASSILEQKTQTTFLAEEITVERVYDTLMRIARLEGARSQDMKMRHISSLLNDASPRDACYILKLILGTLRLGIAENTVMDALAAAFTGSKSNRPELERAYNVSSDLGRVAEAVSSGGLEAVRGFAVAVFSPIRPMLADRVRSESEALEKMGAGLAAEYKLDGERVQVHLSGGRVELFSRSLENITAYYPDIVERIPGRLRAREAVLEAEAVAVNEETGEFLPFQELMHRRRKYDIDKAVMRYPITVNFFDILYLDGRDCLGISYSERRALLEGVVDEDSFARCVPVSTIPDESALEDSLENSINAGCEGLMLKLPDAPYRAGSRGGYWLKLKREYRNELGDSLDLVIIGAFFGKGRRTGRYGTLLLATYDDSRDTFPSICKVGTGFTDEDLDQLYQLLSPRVTLKRNPRIDSGMEADVWFDPEVVMEVVASEITLSPVHKTALDSVRKGAGLALRFPKFTGKLRTEKTAEDASTDQEVIALYKSQKKVVPDGQPGV; this is translated from the coding sequence ATGGAGTCCACGGCCAAGCGGCTCGAGCTTACCGGAATACTCGAGGAGCTCCTCCGGGAGACCCCGCATGAAGTAATAGCCCAGATAGTCTACCTGATACAGGGCAAGCTCCGCCCGGAGTTTGAAGGGATAGAGCTTGGCGTGGCTGAGAAGCTTGCAGTCCGCGCAGTCTCCAAGTCGTCGGGGATGCCGGCGGCCCGCATAGAGGCCGCCTACCGCAGGGACGGGGATCTTGGCCGCGCCGCCTCGTCCATTCTGGAACAGAAAACGCAGACTACGTTTCTTGCTGAAGAGATCACAGTCGAGCGCGTATATGATACCCTCATGAGGATAGCGCGCCTCGAGGGCGCGCGCTCGCAGGACATGAAGATGAGGCACATATCGAGCCTTCTCAACGATGCAAGCCCGCGCGACGCGTGCTATATCCTCAAGCTGATTCTCGGCACGCTCCGCCTTGGAATAGCAGAGAACACGGTAATGGATGCCTTGGCTGCCGCATTTACCGGTTCAAAGTCCAACAGGCCGGAGCTTGAAAGGGCGTACAACGTATCGAGCGACCTTGGGCGCGTGGCAGAGGCCGTCTCTTCTGGAGGCCTCGAGGCTGTGCGCGGCTTTGCCGTGGCGGTATTCAGCCCCATACGGCCCATGCTAGCCGACAGGGTCCGGAGCGAATCAGAGGCTCTCGAAAAGATGGGCGCCGGGCTTGCTGCCGAGTACAAGCTTGATGGCGAGCGCGTGCAGGTGCACCTTTCTGGCGGCCGCGTGGAGCTCTTCTCCAGGAGCCTCGAGAATATCACCGCATACTATCCGGATATTGTAGAGAGGATTCCAGGCCGCCTGAGGGCAAGGGAGGCCGTGCTGGAGGCAGAAGCCGTGGCCGTCAACGAGGAGACGGGCGAGTTTCTGCCGTTCCAGGAGCTCATGCACAGGAGGCGCAAGTACGATATCGACAAGGCGGTCATGCGGTATCCCATAACGGTCAACTTTTTCGACATACTGTACCTTGACGGGAGGGACTGCCTCGGCATTTCCTATTCCGAGAGGCGTGCTCTATTGGAGGGGGTGGTCGACGAGGATTCCTTTGCAAGGTGCGTGCCGGTATCCACCATCCCCGACGAGTCCGCGCTCGAGGATTCCCTCGAGAACAGCATCAACGCCGGCTGCGAGGGGCTCATGCTCAAGCTGCCGGATGCCCCGTACAGGGCGGGCTCGCGCGGGGGATACTGGCTCAAGCTGAAAAGGGAGTACCGAAACGAGCTTGGCGACAGCCTGGACCTTGTGATAATAGGGGCGTTTTTCGGAAAGGGGAGGAGGACCGGCAGGTACGGGACCCTGCTGCTTGCCACCTATGATGATTCGCGCGATACATTCCCTAGCATCTGCAAGGTGGGGACGGGCTTTACCGACGAGGATCTCGACCAGCTGTACCAGCTGCTCTCGCCGCGGGTGACACTCAAGAGAAACCCGCGCATAGACAGCGGCATGGAGGCAGATGTATGGTTTGACCCGGAGGTTGTAATGGAGGTGGTCGCCTCTGAGATAACGCTCAGCCCGGTTCACAAGACCGCGCTGGATTCTGTTAGAAAGGGCGCGGGGCTTGCCCTGCGGTTTCCAAAGTTTACGGGCAAGCTGAGGACGGAGAAAACGGCAGAAGACGCGTCGACCGACCAGGAGGTGATAGCCCTGTACAAGAGCCAGAAGAAGGTGGTCCCCGACGGGCAGCCCGGCGTGTAA